The genomic segment CCGTTCAAACTGCTTCGGTATGTCTATTTGAATTATAACAGCCTTAACAATGCTGCCGAAGATGCTTTCTTTAATGAGTTTTACGGTAGCACCAACTATGCTTACAATGGTGGCTGGGGGCAAATCAATATGGTGGGTCAAAGCCCGGCAGCAGCTCCAACGGCAGCGTCTACCACTGCAAGAAATGCCTTGACCGCGCTGTTTTATTCCCTTACATGGTAGTGCGTCTATAGCAATTTCACTAAGGTATAGCGCGCGGGTAATTTTGGTTCATGTCCTGCGAAGAAATAGATCTGTATGGTGCCGCCACTAACCCTATAAGGGTAGGCTTCGGCGATACCTTGCCTCTTATTATGGACCTGGTAGATGCTAATGGAGATACGATCCTTACCAATACCGCTGTTTTAAAGCTCCATATCTATAAGTATAACGGTGTAGAGGTGACAAGCCTTGCCGGTACTGTGGATATGGTAGATGAAACCGTTACGTTCACCTTCACTACTCCCTTCTGGGCTAAGTTGTCTGCATCGCAGGATTATGATTATAAAATGATCCTTACGGACGGTGCACTGGTAAAAACTGTATTGGCTGCAAAATTCATCATCTGCTAATGTGTAACTGCGACAATATAACACCAGGTGCGACTGCTAACCGGATCATCGTTAAAAGTGTGGACCGTTACAGCGTTACTGTGTATCGCGGTGGTAAGCCGGCAGCATGGAAGTGGGCTGATACTGTTGAGGTACCTGTAAAAGTATCTGTTGTTACCAATGATCAGCTAAAGCACCAGATCGCACCGATCATATTCCTGGATGGTGCGCCAACCAAGTGGGCAAAGCTGGGTATTGATCACGATCCGGTAGCCGGCACACTTGATTTTAGCAATTATACACTCGCTGACGATGGAGAGATCGCCGGCGATATAGACTTTATGTATTTAGACGTATGAGACGAATAATATTTTTTATTGCAGTACTGCTTCATGTCTCCGCAACTGCTCAGGTAGGTACGGTAAAACCTTTAGGATCTACCAACCCGAAGGACATAAACCGCGTACTTGGTAGTCTGCAGGTGGATAGCATCATTAAGCTATTGCGATACGCGAGTACTGATACCTGCAAAGTGTTGGGTGTGTCTCCTGATGGCAGCTTTGTACTTCGTGATAAATGCGTAGGCAGTGTAGCGGTGATAGATAGTAACACGTTCGTTACCATTACCCGTCTAAAGGACAGCCTCGCGGCCATACGTGCATCCATCAGCGGTGCAGATAGCAATGTATATACTACTGTTACCAGGTTGCGGGATAGCATTACAGCACTTGAAAACAGGATACTGGCGAAGGGTTATTTAACTACAGAGGTTGATGGCAGTGTAACCAATGAACTGCAAACACTTTCACTACCTGACAGCCAGCACATAGCCATTAGCAACGGGAATACGATATCTGTGCCCTGGCTATCATCCTATACGGAAATAGATCCTTTATATGAATCAGAGAAAAATCAATATGCCAAATATGCTGATACAGGGGTTAGAATAGCTACAGAGTATAAAAGAAAGCAGGATAGCCTGTTAGCGGCTACTAATGATGCATTGAAATTACCCTATTCAGACACTGCACAGCTTTTAAATAATTACAATAAAGCCTTAGAAAAGCTCGGGGCTGGTAGAAATGCTAAAATATATACTTGCATCCTACGCCCTTCTATTGACGGTTCTAACAATATCACATGGCGGTTTCTCGGATGGAGCGATGACCATGATACCTTACATGCAGCAAGCATTACAGTGAACGGTACTTACCTACAGGTTAATTTTGATACTACCTGTAAAAGGGTGTTAGTGTGCATCGCCACCCCTGATGATGACATGGGCGCCGCCGGTGTAACAGTAGGTTGTAAGGGGAATCTCGATAACATACAAATTTATGGCTCTGCACCCCGTGGCGCGTGGGACGGATATTTTACCTGGACTGGTGGAACATTCACGCCCGAATATGCCATATCAGACATAATCTTTGATACGAGTGTATCACCAACCTATAGCTTTAAAATAACGAACCCTACGCCGATGAATCCAAATTACGGCAACGGACTTTCTTATACATCAAACTATTCAGGTCAAAACTATGCCAGATGGTCTGTACAATACATGGGTAATCACGGTTACACCGTAAGCCGGTTAAACGATCATTATAATCCAACATTTACCGTACTGGACGCAGCGGGGAATAAAGTACCTAACACAGCTTTTACAAGTACCGATTTGTTTATGATTAAAACCGGCATGGACAGACGGTTTTCTATGAGCTGGAATTTCAATGTAAACAACTTCATCACTTCAAATTCTAATATCTGGCTTTTTGCCATGATGGTAACATACTAAGCATGAAAAGGATTTTAGCTATACTATTGGTTTTATGGAGCATCCAGGTAGATGCACAACCGTGGTTTTGGGGTGATGTAGTGAATTACTTTAAGACTTCAGGCAAAAAGATATATGATATCAATACCAGTGGCGATACAGTTAGAATATTTGATCCTGCCACAGGCAAATTAATTATACGTAGCAAATCAGGCTCCGGGGGTTTGCAGATAGACCAGGAAGGTAATGTTACGAACATTCTTACGCAAACATCTTATGGTAACGGTAATAGCAGAAATGCCGTATTGCTTCAAAGGCAATCGAGGGGAACTATTAATAACCCTAACGCGGCAACCGTAAGCGGCGATTTGATCGGGGCCTGGCAAACGCAGGGCAATACCGGTAGTGCATTTCTAAACAGCAATTACCTCTTTATACAAGCTGCTGAAGACTGGAAAGATACCGGTAAACATGCCGGGGCAAATGTGCGATGGCAGATATATGGCACTTCAAATAATGGAGCCGGCGGTAATGATACTTCTTTAAAAGATAGGCAGCAGTATAGTTCAGCTACCAATACATGGGCCTTTATACCCATAGGTGCTTCTTATAATTATAACGGTGGTCTTGGTATAGGTCGACCAGGAAATCTAATTTCAGGAAGGCTTGATATAGGTATAGGATTGCCTACAGAAACGGGGGTTACTATAAGAGGTGCAGCAAGTCAAACGGCAAACCTATGGCAGCTGCTCAATAGTGTTGGTAGTACATTAGCGTCTGCAGATGCGAATGGGAATATAGATGCCCCTAATCTTATAGATAGCGTAACAGTTCGCAATGACAGTTTATTTGAATGGAAGAACGGGGTTAAAACATTTCGTTACCTGCATACAGCAGGGGCAGGAGGTGGTATTACATCGCTTAATAGTCTGACAGGCTCGACACAAATATTTGCTACCGGGACAAGCGGATCTGATTTTAATATCAGCTCATCAAGCACTACACACACCTTTAATATCCCTACTGCTTCAGGAACAAACAGGGGTGCTTTATCCCCTACTGACTGGACAACATTTAATAATAAGCAAGCTGCATTAGGATTTACCCCTGAAAACACAGCGAATAAGGCTACGTCATTTAGCACCATCAATAATACTTTGTTCCCTACGGTTCAGGCCTGTAGTACTTATGTTGCAAACGCCATATCTGCTTTATCTTCTGTATATGCTCCCATCACACATACCCACGCATGGACTGATATAACCAGTACACCCACAACAATAGCAGGATATGGGATTACTGACTATAACAGTTTATGGGATACAAGATTTGCCACTAAACACAGGATTGACAGCGCAAACTATGCCGATACTGCTAAATACGCTTCTACCTCGGGTAATGCTATTAACCTGAATGGTCATGCAGATACCTATTTTACGCCTGCTAACGGTACGATTACAGGGGCAACAAAGACAAAAATAACCTACGATAGCAAAGGGCTTGTAACGGCTGGTGCGGATGCTACAACAGCAGATATAGCAGCATCTACCAATAAAAACTATGTAACCGATGCGCAATTAGTAGTTATCGGTAATACTTCAGGCACTAATACAGGTGACCAAACGAGTGTAACGGGCAACGCAGGTACGGCTACTACTTTACAGACAGCACGGAACATTTATGGTAATAGTTTTAATGGTTCGGCTGATGTTACAGGTATTATATCATCTACCTATGGTGGTACAGGTAATGGGTTTTTCACAGTATCGGGGCCAGCCACAAGCGCAAAAACATTTACATTCCCTAATGCTAATGCCACTATAGCCCGTACTGATGCAGGGCAGACTTTTACAGGTGTGCAAACATTCAGTTCATCGCCTGTTGTTAGCTCCTTTACTAACACGGGTACTCACTCTTTACCAACGGTTACGGGTACTATTGTTGAGTATGTAGAGGGCAATACCACATCTGCATCTACCATCACACCAACTGGTGATGCCAGGCAGAACTATTACGATGTAACTGCTTTGGCAACAGCCCCCACATTCGCAGCGCCAAGCGGTACGCCTGCTAACCACAACTTACTAACCATACGCATAAAAGATAACGGTACAGCAAGAGCGTTAACGTGGAATGCAATATACAGGGCGGGTACTACGGTATCACTCCCTACCACCACCACGATAAGCAAGACCATGCACGTACAATTTGAATATAATAGCGCAGATACTAAATGGGATCTGGTAGGCGTAGTAGATGGATTTTAAATATGGTTGAACTCAATAAAATATATAATGAAGACTGCTTAGAGGGTATGAAGCTAATACCTGATAAGAGTATTGATATGATATTGTGCGATCTTCCCTATGGCACAACACAATGTACATGGGATTCCGTGATACCATTCGATAAACTTTGGGCGCAATACGAGCGAATAATAAAGGATAATGGGGCTATTGTTTTAACAGGCTCACAGCCTTTTACAACTGACTTAATAAACAGTAATAGAAAACTTTTTAGGTATGAAATTATATGGGAGAAGACCCAAAAGCTTGGGTTCTATGACGCCAACAGGAGACCATTGAAAGGGCATGAAAATATTCTGATTTTTTATAAAAAACAACCTATTTATAACCCTCAAAAATACAATGTAACTGAAAAGTCGAGGGTGAGGAAGCAAACAGGATCCCGTTATGTAGGTTATGGGGATAGTAATATAGGAGAATATATTTATGACGGGACGAGATATCCTCACAGCGTTATTAAAATAAGTAATTGGAATGGAGCGTTATTTGGAGATAATAGCAAAGCAACAAAACATCCTACCCAAAAGCCTGTGCTTCTCTTTGAGTGGCTTATTAAAACATATACCAACGAAGGAATGGTAATACTTGATAATTGCATGGGTAGCGGTACAACAGCAATAGCTTGTATCAATACAGGACGTAATTATATAGGGTTTGAAAATGATGCTAACTATTATCATATGGCAATTGACAGAGTACAAAAGCATTTAATAGAAAAGACTGCAGGTATATCATAATTTAAAATGAAAAGACTATTAACCATATTACTGTTTTTACCTCTGTTGGCAACAGGGCAGTACTACATGGGGCAGAAAGCTGCAGGTGGTGGTGGCGGGTTGCCAACTACAAACCTGTGGGGTGACTATAATGCAGCATTAGGTGTAACGCAATCTGCAAATAGGGTAAGTTCATGGGCAAACCAAAGCGCTGGTGCAGGTTCAGCGGCGGTGCAGGCAACAGGTGGGGCTCAACCTTTGTGGGATGGCACCAGTAAAATCACCTTTACCGGTAGCAGAGCTGATAAAATGGTCATTACCGGGGCGCTAACTACCGAATACACCATATATGCAGTAGTAGCAAATACCATTACAACAAATGGTGACGGCGCGTTTCAGATTGGGGACGATAACGGTAGCGGAACAAATCTATACGCTTTCGTGACTCGATCTTCTGGAGTAAATAATTGGAAAGTATTTACCAGTACAGGCTCTATTACTAATACTACATCATTGACTAACGGTACTCACTATATGCTAAAAGTAAAGGTTAATGGCGCATCACCAAACTCTTATGCTACAGTGAATAGTGCTGTTACTACTGGCAGCCTGGGCACGACTTCTACAGCAACCAATCTTACTATAGGGTATTTGGGTACTAACTCTTCATCCTTTGTTTTAGAGCGATTGATAATATACCGTGGTGCACACAATGAATCATCTGTAGCATCTTATTTAACATCAATATACGGAGTACCATAATGACTGACTTAGAAAAAAAAGAGATAAGAGGCGTAACGCTTAAGCTGGTATGGACTATTGTTATATCTGCAGGTAGCTGCATTATGGTGGGTGTTGGTCTTTATAACAACATCATCAGCGAGATAAGAGATAATAAGAGTGATTACAAGCTGACAAACCAGCATGTCGATTTCCTGGAAAAACGAGTAACCAAAGCGGAGAATGATATTGAGATACTGAAGTACAAAACAAATCCACCAATACAAACTATTAAATAATAATTTATGAACACAGTAACATTTATTAACGATGGTATTATCCCTTTGCTAACAAAACACATTGATTGGGTTTCTGTATTGTTAGTGCTTTGTAGCGGCTTTTTTGTCAAAAGATATACACCCGGTACATCTATTATCCCTATAGGTAAAAAAGTAATCAGTATAGCGAGTGCAGGTAAGACGCTTATAATAGGCAGCTTATTCATTACACTGTACATCATAGTTATGTGGATGGGCGGCGAGTTGCACAGAGAAGATTATACAAAATACCTGATAAGCTATTGTGTAGCCACCAGTTTATATGAGATCATAGTAAAACCTTTTATGAAGGTGTTAGGGTTAAACAAAAAAGATGAATAGTATGAATAATAATAAAGGGGTTAAATCTCCCACATTTTTAGCTACTGCCTACGCCAGCATGGTGTTTCTTTTATATCTGCTGATGTATTTGATATTCAGTAGCTGCAACACCTCCAAACGGGCTGAAAGGCTCATAGATAAAGGGGCTCGTATTTCACCCATTACAATAGCGAAGGAGTGCGCAGCGAGATTCCCCACAAAAGATAGCATACATGAAAGTGTAGTCTATAAGCAGGGGCAGACCATCACTAAAAAAGAAACCGAGTATGTAACTATCAATTGCGATAGCATGGTGAATTTGGCAAAATCTGACAAGTCAGTAAATACCAAATATGTAAAGACACCATGCCCACCATGCGATAGCCTGCGCATTGATACTTTAGAAAAGTTGCTTTTTGTAGGCAAGGAGCTTACAGCGAATTTAGAAGTAGCCAAAGCCGAGTATAAGGAGTTGGAAGCGAAGTACAACAAATCTCAGGAAGATTCCATTGGCTTTCTGAAAGAAAAGAATAAATGGATGCAAGCTGCTTTATGGACTTGGGCCATTGTCGGTATCTATCTGCTTGTTAGATTCTTATGGGCTCGTTTCGGAGGCAAATTTATTGACTGGGTAAAATGAATACGATCATGAACAGCGATAATACCAGGAATGAGCAGGGTAATAAACTCGCTCCGCTCATAACCTTTGAGCAGCTAAAAGCCATAGCGCCAAACCTGCCAAAGAACGCAGACGTATTTATCCCTTACCTGAATAAGTACATGCCTTTATTCGGCATTGACACGCCGCAAAGAATAAGACATTTTATAGCCCAGACAGCGCATGAAAGTGGCGGCTTCAGGTTTGTAAAAGAGTTATCTACAGGTAAGCAATACGAAGGCCGTGCTGATCTTGGCAATATTCATCCGGGTGATGGCCCTTTATACAAGGGTAGAGGGCTGATACAATGTACCGGTCGCAACAATTATATGGCCTGCAGCATGGCGTTGTTTGGCGATGCGCGACTATTAAAGAGCCCTGAGTTGTTAGAGATTCCCGAATATGCCGTAGCTGCTTCATGCTGGTTCTGGTCTATGAAAGGGTTAAACAAATTCGCTGATTTGCCTGATACCTGGAGAAGCAAAACAAAGAATTACAGTCCGTTACAATACATCACATACCTGGTGAACGGTGGGCAAAATGGTATTGCAGACCGCGAAGCATATTATAAAAGAGCTTTATCTACTCTCTCGACAGGATAAAGTGTTGTTTTCATACAGGAAAGATAGAAGGTCCGGTTTCTACCGGGCTTTTTTATAATCCTCCCTTTTCTTCATATTCCCTATTGGCCGCTGTCCTGATACGCTTTGCGTATATCTTAACCGTCTTTTCAGATACAGCCATCCATTCAGCTATTGTGGCCTCACTATACCCCAGATCCAGCATAAGCGTAGCGAATGTATGCCTGCCTATGTGGGTGGTTATCTTCTTTTTGATCTTACAGATTGCGGCTATCTCTTTCAATGCCTCGTTAACGGTAGGTTCGGCGTAGTTACAGATCAGGTTTTTTTCTTCGATATACTCGATGACTCTCTTGAGTCGTGGGCTTTTATGGTATGGGAAATATACCGGCTCACCGTTCTTTTTGGCGCTTACCTTTATCCGGTTGGTATCGATCAGCTTTTCCAGCGTGAAGCGCATCCAGTCACTAAACCGTAGCCCGGAAAGACATTCTATCAGGAAAAAGCACGCAACTACTTCATGCACTCGGCTTTCAAACTTTGGGATTTCATCCCATATAGTATCTATCTCTGCAATTGTAAGGTAGCCACGATCAGGGTTCTTATATACCGGTGACCGGTACCCTGCTATTTGGGCCATGTTAAACAAGCCTTTCTCAGAAGCTTTCTTAAGGATCTGCCTTGTCCGGCTCATGAGTACGGGTAGGGAGGTATCTTTGTCCAGTTCTTTAGCGTTCCATGCTTCGTACCGCTCCATCCACATAACATCAATACCGGCAAAGTGAATAGGCATCCCGGAACATTCTTTATCCTGGTAGCGTTTTAGTCTATTTAATATCCCCTGCCATTTTTTTACATTGTTATCGCTGTATCGTTTGTTGTTATCTGTTTTGCTCTTTCGGGCCTGCGATATGTAAATAATGAACTGCTGGAAGAAATCTACAAAATCAGATTTACCATTGCCGTTCAAAGCAGTCTCAATCACCTGGCGGGTGATATCCTGTTTATTGAGTTTTAGTACCTGGAAGTGTTTTATAATATCGTTAACCTGCGCATTGATATCTGTATTGATAAAGTCAAAACCTATACAGGAGGGTTTAACGCAGTTTCTGGTTTTATCCCAATGCTTCTCTTCTATTTTATAACCGAGTGATCTTTTGAGGTATTTACGCTGTCCGGATAATAGGATTATGATATATAGATAACCAAAGCTATCTTCGGTTCGCTGCTTTTGAAAGGATAATTTAACGGTAGGGAGTTTGACCACTGGGCATAATTTTCGGAAACAATTTATGTAAATTATCACACTTAACCACACTAAAGCACACTTTTGAATTATCCTATATTCCTTTGCAGTAGCTGCTATAAGCACAAAACCCGCATCAGTAGCGGATTTCATGTTTTAAACTGTGGTAGCCTCGTCAGGAATTATTTTTACATCTGAAATCCTGTATTTCGGAAACATTTACGGTTAAATACGGTCTTCTTCTGCTCTCACAGCATCCAAAATAGCCTCGATATCGTCCGAAGTAAGGAACGCTGCCTGTTCACCTTCAACCATCCATGTCCAGCCCTTGCCCAGGTATTTTACGATAGCGCCCACATAGAAGTTATCGATCATTACATGATAAGAACCACCGGCACCGCCGTGAGGCATATTTACTACTACGTGATGATCTACACCGTTAATGTTAATGACTTGGTCTATTATTGTTTTCATGGGTTTTGATGCTATATTAGCAGTAAACTTACGAACATATGAGTAACTGGAACTGCTGGTACGTAAAATCTGTAAATGATAATGTTGTAGTAACTATTGGTACAACAACGTACAATGACACAGCGATTAACCTTGCAAATAATTATCCCTCTTTGTTCCGTGGTGGCACAAGTCAGGACGGGAATAGTATCGCTCTGTGTGCGGAT from the Candidatus Dependentiae bacterium genome contains:
- a CDS encoding site-specific DNA-methyltransferase gives rise to the protein MVELNKIYNEDCLEGMKLIPDKSIDMILCDLPYGTTQCTWDSVIPFDKLWAQYERIIKDNGAIVLTGSQPFTTDLINSNRKLFRYEIIWEKTQKLGFYDANRRPLKGHENILIFYKKQPIYNPQKYNVTEKSRVRKQTGSRYVGYGDSNIGEYIYDGTRYPHSVIKISNWNGALFGDNSKATKHPTQKPVLLFEWLIKTYTNEGMVILDNCMGSGTTAIACINTGRNYIGFENDANYYHMAIDRVQKHLIEKTAGIS
- a CDS encoding glycoside hydrolase family 19 protein, giving the protein MNSDNTRNEQGNKLAPLITFEQLKAIAPNLPKNADVFIPYLNKYMPLFGIDTPQRIRHFIAQTAHESGGFRFVKELSTGKQYEGRADLGNIHPGDGPLYKGRGLIQCTGRNNYMACSMALFGDARLLKSPELLEIPEYAVAASCWFWSMKGLNKFADLPDTWRSKTKNYSPLQYITYLVNGGQNGIADREAYYKRALSTLSTG
- a CDS encoding phage integrase SAM-like domain-containing protein, which gives rise to MKSATDAGFVLIAATAKEYRIIQKCALVWLSVIIYINCFRKLCPVVKLPTVKLSFQKQRTEDSFGYLYIIILLSGQRKYLKRSLGYKIEEKHWDKTRNCVKPSCIGFDFINTDINAQVNDIIKHFQVLKLNKQDITRQVIETALNGNGKSDFVDFFQQFIIYISQARKSKTDNNKRYSDNNVKKWQGILNRLKRYQDKECSGMPIHFAGIDVMWMERYEAWNAKELDKDTSLPVLMSRTRQILKKASEKGLFNMAQIAGYRSPVYKNPDRGYLTIAEIDTIWDEIPKFESRVHEVVACFFLIECLSGLRFSDWMRFTLEKLIDTNRIKVSAKKNGEPVYFPYHKSPRLKRVIEYIEEKNLICNYAEPTVNEALKEIAAICKIKKKITTHIGRHTFATLMLDLGYSEATIAEWMAVSEKTVKIYAKRIRTAANREYEEKGGL